GCGTGAGCTGACGGGGGTGGAGCGTCTGCCCGATTGCTGTCTTATCAACTACTACGGTGAAGACGCGCGCATGGGTCTGCATCAAGACAAGGACGAGGCGGATTTCTCCTATCCGGTTGTGTCCATTTCCCTTGGTGATGACGGGCTGCTGCGCCTTGGTAATCCGACGCGCGGCGGCAAGACGGATTCGCTCTGGCTCAATTCCGGCGACGTGGTGGTCATGGGCGGAGAGGCGCGGCTGGCCTATCATGGGGTGGACCGGATCCGGTTCAAGTCTTCGCGGCTCTTGCCCAAAGGTGGGCGGCTCAATCTGACGCTGCGCGTTGTGACTTAAAGCGTTGGACCAGGTCGGGGGCTGCGTCTTTCAGCCAATGTACGTCGGCGCAGGCTGTCACCGCGGCCTCTGCGGCGCTGTTGAAACGGCGATCACCAAAATAGCCGATAGAAAACCAGCCGCGTCCGTCTTCGGGTTCGCGCCGGAACAGGTCAAACCCGAACGAGCCATCATCCCGCCGGAAGATATCGACGCAGATGCTGTTGGTGCCGTCAGGCAGGTTGACCGAAGCAAGAACGTGGTATGGGTGCGCCACTATCGGCGCGCGCTCCAGCTGAGCGAGACGTGGCGGCGGGTGTAGAATTCACCCATCAGGCCGATCATCACCAGCACCAGCCCCACCCAGGCAGCGTATTGCCATGTGCTGTGGTGGGGATTGTAGTTGATGAAGACATAGCCGCGCGACTGGTCGATGCAGTGGAACAGTGGGTTCCAGTCGAACATGGCCAGCATGAAGGTCGGCAGGGTATTGGCGAGGAACATCTTGCCCGAGGCGATCATGTTGGCGCGCTGGTAGATCATCGAGAAGATACCAACGAGGCTGGGCGCCCAGGGCTTCATCACCAGAAAGACAAGCCCGACCGCCGCGCCAGTGAACCAGGCCAGCAAAACCATACCAAAGGCGCCGATGGGTTGTTCGATATGCACCGGGGTAAAGGCGACGTGATAGACGAACAGGATGATCAGCAGCGACAGTACCTGAATATAAAGCGAGCCAAGCGCCGCTGACAGGATCGCCACCATGGTGTTCATCGGCGC
This genomic stretch from Phaeobacter gallaeciensis harbors:
- a CDS encoding alpha-ketoglutarate-dependent dioxygenase AlkB family protein; this encodes MSKLRLRGFEIYKSHLTPDAQRNLIAALRPVLKAAPLFSPVVPGGGQMSVRMTSAGAFGWYSDAEGYRYAPKHPRGSDWPTIPEPILDIWRELTGVERLPDCCLINYYGEDARMGLHQDKDEADFSYPVVSISLGDDGLLRLGNPTRGGKTDSLWLNSGDVVVMGGEARLAYHGVDRIRFKSSRLLPKGGRLNLTLRVVT
- a CDS encoding ABC transporter permease; the protein is MFQVRTQKTSVSGLIAMGEVVFHSVVRSVRSKHNNALIALGLNLLQAVLFVAAFYIMFAVLGMRGSAIRGDFLLYVLSGIFLFLTHTKTVSAVAGAEGPSSPMMQHAPMNTMVAILSAALGSLYIQVLSLLIILFVYHVAFTPVHIEQPIGAFGMVLLAWFTGAAVGLVFLVMKPWAPSLVGIFSMIYQRANMIASGKMFLANTLPTFMLAMFDWNPLFHCIDQSRGYVFINYNPHHSTWQYAAWVGLVLVMIGLMGEFYTRRHVSLSWSARR